The Pseudomonadota bacterium DNA window TGGAGTATATTAACAGATGGTAAGAGAAAATTTACCAAGAGTTCAATTCAGATACAAATGAGGCCGGTAATGAACATCGAAGAATATCTCTTTAAAGTTGAAATATTTCAAAAAATAACTCCTGAAGATGTTAGACGTATTGCTGATGTATCAAAAGTAGTATCCTATCCGGATGGACAATATATAACCAGGCAGGGCGAACAACCGGACAATCTCTGGGTGGTATGCAAGGGCAAGGTTGAGGTCATAGTTGAGAAGGGGAAGGAGAAGCGACATGTTGCCTTTCTGGGGCCCGGTGAAATATTCGGGGAAATGACCGTGTTTCAGCGGGATTTTGCCACTGCTGATGTTGTTTCCCGCGGTGGGTGCAATGTTATTGAAATACCGGGAGAGTTTTTCAAGGATGTGATTTATGAAAGCCCGGTATCAATTGGCATGATGGCTCAGAAAATGACTAAACGGTTTTCAGAACTCATGAAAAAAAAATAAGAATAGCAGAAATTTTTTGGTAATTTTCCAAGAAAATGATTGTTTTTAAAAAAGCCTCTCAGGTTGATATCTTTTATCTTTTGAAATGAAAGTATTTAGTCAGATAATTGAAATGATCGATCTCGGTCTTATCATTCTTGATAAAGACCTCCGGGTTCGATATTGGAATCATTGGCTCGAGTCGAGAAGCGGCATCAAGAAGGAAATGATCCTGGGGCGTTCTGTTCTCGAGACATTTCCCCACCTTGACAGCCCCAAATTCCGACGAAATTTCAAGGCGGTTTTCGCTTTTGGTAATTTTTATTTTTTCCCTAGAAAATTATATGATTATCTCTTTCCATTCAAGCCTGACAGCACCTTCATGTCCGATGTTGATTATATGCAGCAAAGTTGCACCATGGGGCCGATCCGCGATGAAAGCAAAGCGATCCGTTACGTTTTTATTTCCATAAAGGATGTCACCGAAGCTTCAATCTATGAAAAGAAACTCACTGAAGCATTGTTTGCCATGCTTGATACCGGTGAGAGCAGAAGGACGGA harbors:
- a CDS encoding cyclic nucleotide-binding domain-containing protein translates to MNIEEYLFKVEIFQKITPEDVRRIADVSKVVSYPDGQYITRQGEQPDNLWVVCKGKVEVIVEKGKEKRHVAFLGPGEIFGEMTVFQRDFATADVVSRGGCNVIEIPGEFFKDVIYESPVSIGMMAQKMTKRFSELMKKK